A DNA window from Rhizobium sp. NXC14 contains the following coding sequences:
- a CDS encoding aa3-type cytochrome c oxidase subunit IV — protein MAEHHTGPVETGAPMDYKEHEQTYNMFIAGTKYGTMLLVVLLLAMTAGFFGGAGLLGGLFVFIVLLAAGIFLFR, from the coding sequence ATGGCCGAACATCATACCGGACCGGTCGAGACCGGCGCGCCGATGGATTACAAGGAACATGAGCAGACCTACAACATGTTCATTGCCGGCACGAAATACGGCACGATGCTTCTCGTCGTTCTCCTGCTCGCGATGACCGCCGGTTTCTTCGGCGGCGCCGGCCTCCTCGGCGGTCTCTTCGTCTTCATCGTTCTTCTCGCCGCCGGCATCTTCCTGTTCCGCTGA